One Euphorbia lathyris chromosome 1, ddEupLath1.1, whole genome shotgun sequence DNA segment encodes these proteins:
- the LOC136230582 gene encoding 11-beta-hydroxysteroid dehydrogenase A-like: MDLIHTSLNLVAPPFTFFSLCFVLPPYLIFKSFLSLFYSIFSEDVSAKVVLITGASSGIGENLAYEYAKRGACLALVARRDKSLREVADIAEELGSPDVLRIVADVQKSEDCSRMIQETINHFGRLDHLVNNAGISSVSLLEEATDITNFRTVMDTNFWGSAYTTSFAIPYLRRSRGKIIALSSSASWLPQPRKSIYNASKAAMVIFFETLRVELGSDVDVLIVTPGFIESEVTQGKFLLPEGKVDVDQALMDVEVGNFPVESASRCANSIVRSACKGDKYLTEPAWLRMTWVWKVFAPDVMEWFYRSFFNISRHEEAPSREAQLRLL; this comes from the exons ATGGATCTAATTCATACTTCCCTGAATTTAGTAGCCCCTCCCTTCACCTTCTTCTCCCTTTGCTTTGTGTTGCCTCCATATCTTATTTTCAAGTCCTTTCTCTCCCTTTTCTATTCCATTTTCAGTGAGGATGTTTCAGCGAAGGTTGTTCTCATAACTGGTGCATCTTCTGGTATCGGAGAG aaTCTCGCATATGAATATGCAAAAAGAGGAGCATGTTTAGCCCTTGTAGCACGCAGAGACAAATCACTGAGAGAAGTTGCTGATATAGCAGAAGAATTGGGTTCTCCTGATGTCCTAAGGATAGTTGCTGATGTGCAAAAGTCTGAAGATTGCAGTCGAATGATTCAAGAAACCATTAACCATTTTGGGAGAt TGGATCATCTAGTTAATAATGCTGGTATCAGTTCGGTCTCTCTGCTTGAAGAAGCAACTGACATCACAAATTTTAGGACTGTAATG GATACGAACTTCTGGGGATCAGCTTACACAACTAGTTTTGCAATTCCATATCTCCGAAGGAGCCGAGGCAAGATCATAGCCCTTTCCTCCTCAGCCTCATGGCTGCCGCAGCCAAGAAAGAGTATCTACAAT GCGAGCAAAGCGGCAATGGTGATATTTTTTGAGACATTGAGGGTTGAATTAGGGTCTGATGTTGATGTGTTGATTGTGACACCTGGGTTCATAGAATCGGAAGTGACACAAGGCAAATTTTTATTACCTGAAGGCAAAGTGGATGTGGATCAAGCACTCATGGAT GTTGAAGTGGGTAATTTCCCAGTAGAGTCGGCGAGTCGATGTGCGAACTCTATAGTGAGAAGTGCTTGCAAAGGAGATAAGTATCTGACAGAGCCAGCATGGTTAAGGATGACGTGGGTGTGGAAGGTGTTTGCACCTGATGTTATGGAATGGTTTTATAGATCGTTCTTCAATATTTCGAGGCATGAAGAAGCTCCTAGCAGGGAAGCCCAATTACGTTTATTGTAA